One Streptomyces sp. SAI-135 DNA segment encodes these proteins:
- a CDS encoding ROK family transcriptional regulator — MNKRTVRDLRRANRTAVLQRLYFDGPLSRFELGPVTGLSSGSVSNVVADLVADGLVEEAGSVESDGGRPRTLLRVAPGSGHMIGVDVGETRVRIELFDLTLTELARAERPLTQRSYDVDAIVGHIRDGITEVLTAAAIEPEALLGVGIGVPGIVAHTPGSGAVVHGQTIGWDAVPLEALLRTGSPLPSGVRYFIDNGAKTLGQAEMWFGGGRGAHSAVVVLFGSGVGACLVTPEVEHGRAVEWGHLTVRVRGRRCRCGALGCLEAYAGAESLLERWREEGGRPPEGVDEESALAAMLAAAHPADGTPGDPVAVAVLEETAEYLGAGLSDLINLFQPERIIVGGWAGLQLGARFLPAVRRHATAYALRYPAEKVTVDLGRLGPDAVTVGAAILPLADFFARGGRRPEPAPEGPAPAWRTALEERSPH, encoded by the coding sequence TTGAACAAACGCACCGTACGCGACCTCAGACGCGCCAACCGCACGGCCGTACTGCAGCGCCTCTACTTCGACGGGCCCCTCAGCCGCTTCGAGCTCGGCCCCGTCACCGGGCTGAGCTCCGGCTCGGTCAGCAACGTCGTCGCCGACCTGGTGGCCGACGGACTGGTGGAGGAGGCGGGCAGTGTCGAATCCGACGGCGGACGCCCCCGCACCCTGCTGCGGGTGGCGCCCGGCAGCGGCCACATGATCGGCGTCGACGTCGGCGAGACCCGGGTGCGCATCGAGCTGTTCGACCTCACCCTCACCGAACTCGCCCGCGCCGAAAGGCCGTTGACCCAGCGGAGCTACGACGTCGATGCCATCGTCGGGCACATCCGCGACGGCATCACCGAAGTGCTCACCGCTGCCGCGATCGAGCCCGAGGCACTGCTCGGCGTCGGCATCGGAGTGCCCGGCATCGTGGCGCACACCCCCGGAAGCGGCGCCGTCGTGCACGGACAGACCATCGGCTGGGACGCCGTCCCGCTGGAGGCGCTGCTGCGCACCGGCTCCCCGCTGCCCTCCGGCGTCCGCTACTTCATCGACAACGGCGCCAAGACCCTCGGCCAGGCCGAGATGTGGTTCGGGGGCGGCCGCGGTGCCCACAGCGCCGTCGTCGTCCTGTTCGGCTCCGGCGTCGGCGCCTGCCTCGTGACGCCCGAGGTGGAACACGGCCGGGCGGTCGAATGGGGGCATCTGACCGTACGGGTCAGGGGGCGCCGCTGCCGCTGCGGTGCCCTCGGCTGCCTGGAGGCCTACGCGGGCGCCGAGTCACTCCTCGAGCGCTGGCGGGAGGAGGGCGGACGGCCGCCCGAGGGCGTCGACGAGGAGAGCGCGCTGGCCGCGATGCTCGCCGCGGCGCATCCCGCCGACGGCACCCCGGGCGATCCGGTCGCGGTCGCCGTCCTGGAGGAGACCGCCGAGTACCTCGGCGCCGGCCTGTCCGACCTGATCAATCTCTTCCAGCCCGAGCGGATCATCGTCGGCGGCTGGGCCGGCCTCCAGCTCGGCGCCCGGTTCCTGCCCGCCGTACGCCGTCACGCCACGGCGTACGCGCTGCGGTACCCGGCCGAGAAGGTCACCGTCGACCTCGGCCGTCTGGGGCCCGACGCGGTGACCGTCGGTGCGGCCATCCTCCCGCTCGCCGACTTCTTCGCCCGCGGCGGCCGGCGCCCCGAACCCGCGCCCGAGGGTCCGGCACCGGCCTGGCGCACGGCTCTGGAGGAGCGCTCACCGCACTGA
- a CDS encoding lactonase family protein has translation MGTYTSAEGGGAGIGVAAYDAAGGRITGIGTITGVTNPSYLAPHPDGRTLYAVAEQDAGAVTAVRLSDRKVLGSRSTGGAGPAHLSVHPGGRWLLSANYGSGSVAVHPIDSSGALGELRDSVTHSSPAPGPGQQGPHAHQFITGPDGGHVLAVDLGTDTVYSYRLDERTGALTEVARAHTRAGAGPRHLTFHPGGRYAYLANETDNTVAVCAYDRGTGRLSVGRPQSTGTGSGTNYPAQFLVTANGAFAYLANRGHNSLTRYAVESGGARLRLLDTVPVDGDFPRQIAFSPDGRLLFAANQRSGTVSVFHVDIGSGELRRAGKPFASPVAVCALPL, from the coding sequence GTGGGCACCTACACCTCCGCCGAGGGCGGTGGCGCCGGTATCGGCGTCGCCGCCTACGACGCCGCCGGCGGCCGGATCACCGGCATCGGCACGATCACCGGCGTCACCAACCCGTCGTATCTCGCGCCGCATCCCGACGGCCGCACCCTGTACGCGGTCGCGGAGCAGGACGCCGGTGCCGTGACCGCCGTGCGTCTGTCGGACCGCAAGGTCCTGGGGAGCCGGAGCACCGGCGGTGCGGGGCCCGCCCATCTGTCGGTGCATCCGGGCGGGCGCTGGCTGCTCAGCGCCAACTACGGCTCCGGCAGTGTGGCCGTGCATCCGATCGACTCCTCGGGCGCGCTCGGCGAGCTCAGGGACTCGGTCACGCACTCCAGTCCGGCGCCGGGGCCGGGTCAGCAGGGCCCGCACGCCCACCAGTTCATCACCGGTCCGGACGGCGGCCATGTGCTCGCCGTCGACCTGGGCACGGACACCGTCTACAGCTACCGCCTCGACGAACGCACCGGTGCCCTCACCGAGGTCGCGCGGGCGCACACCCGGGCGGGTGCCGGGCCGCGCCACCTCACCTTCCATCCCGGTGGCCGGTACGCCTACCTGGCCAACGAGACCGACAACACGGTGGCGGTCTGCGCCTACGACCGCGGAACCGGCCGCCTGTCCGTCGGGAGACCGCAGTCCACGGGGACGGGCTCGGGCACGAACTACCCGGCGCAGTTCCTGGTCACCGCGAACGGCGCGTTCGCCTATCTCGCCAACCGGGGCCACAACAGCCTCACCCGTTACGCGGTGGAGTCGGGCGGCGCCCGGCTGCGGCTGCTCGACACCGTGCCGGTCGACGGCGACTTCCCGCGCCAGATCGCCTTCTCCCCCGACGGCCGGCTGCTCTTCGCGGCGAATCAGAGGTCCGGCACCGTCAGCGTGTTCCACGTGGACATCGGGAGCGGTGAACTGCGCCGCGCGGGCAAGCCGTTCGCCTCACCCGTCGCCGTCTGTGCGCTGCCGCTGTAG
- a CDS encoding aminoglycoside phosphotransferase family protein: protein MDSWEWARQVLEGAGLDPGRLARVRPLSGGTYNTVEELLLTDGTRYVVKVPPAATVPGLRYERGLLVAEAEFYRRAAEAEVAAPHVVAFGAGVVVPHLLMTACPGDPWDGSVTDAERPPLRRELGRQVARLHSVTGPGFGYPSRALGPLAPDWRTAFTTMADAILDDARDYGARLPRSVEQVADTLRSGYPALDDVSVPALVHFDLWDGNILVDRPADGPPRIGGLIDGERMLWGDPLADFVSLALLGDIKKDEAFLAGYRAAGGRAEFDVPARVRLALYRAYLYLIMLTETVPRAVDDEKERWVQSAVAPELVAALDEIEALARVTGA from the coding sequence GTGGACTCCTGGGAGTGGGCTCGGCAGGTGCTGGAGGGCGCGGGCCTCGACCCCGGCCGGCTCGCCCGCGTCCGGCCGCTGAGCGGCGGCACCTACAACACCGTCGAGGAACTCCTCCTCACGGACGGCACCCGGTATGTCGTCAAGGTCCCGCCCGCGGCCACCGTCCCCGGCCTGCGGTACGAGCGCGGACTGCTCGTCGCCGAGGCGGAGTTCTACCGCAGGGCCGCAGAGGCCGAGGTCGCGGCGCCGCACGTGGTGGCCTTCGGTGCCGGCGTCGTCGTACCGCATCTGCTGATGACCGCCTGCCCCGGAGATCCGTGGGACGGGTCGGTCACCGACGCCGAACGCCCGCCGCTGCGCAGGGAGCTGGGCCGTCAGGTGGCCCGGCTGCACTCGGTGACCGGACCGGGCTTCGGCTATCCCTCGCGGGCCCTCGGCCCGCTCGCCCCCGACTGGCGGACCGCGTTCACCACCATGGCCGACGCGATCCTGGACGACGCCCGGGACTACGGGGCGCGGCTGCCCCGCTCCGTCGAACAGGTGGCGGACACGCTCAGGTCCGGTTACCCCGCCCTCGACGACGTGTCCGTCCCCGCGCTGGTCCACTTCGACCTGTGGGACGGGAACATCCTGGTCGACCGCCCGGCCGACGGACCGCCGCGCATCGGCGGGCTCATCGACGGGGAGCGGATGCTCTGGGGCGACCCCCTCGCCGACTTCGTGTCCCTGGCACTGCTCGGGGACATCAAGAAGGACGAGGCGTTCCTCGCCGGCTACCGGGCGGCGGGCGGCCGGGCCGAGTTCGACGTCCCGGCCCGGGTGCGCCTGGCCCTGTACCGTGCCTACCTCTACCTGATCATGCTCACGGAGACCGTCCCCCGGGCGGTCGACGACGAGAAGGAACGCTGGGTCCAGTCGGCGGTGGCCCCGGAGCTCGTCGCCGCACTGGACGAGATCGAGGCCCTCGCCAGGGTCACGGGAGCCTGA
- a CDS encoding DUF3626 domain-containing protein produces MGPGTSARARAALEHVSAASEGPAVDPDLRITLNFHPDRLARGLPLLEALAQDGVYHSQFVTGTSNGGLTARPGGDRWRWESRIFGGAYDDADAHERPVYGALNFRRQMVGAAPRFGSSHFRLAPETLARATFCYPDSAAEPVHFGVAAGMSLIALAEADERDALDDYIEAQVHGGVDLGRDVEALVLDASYRGTPVEAAARLLPVPVEWHPGHRITVAGLYRHAHYRGREYADLGASIAEDGLVDPRVIGDAARTGRHELQHLKMVWHTLARFGAPDGTACPGAAAGGRTPVVSTPNA; encoded by the coding sequence GTGGGTCCAGGCACGTCGGCACGAGCGCGGGCGGCGCTGGAGCATGTGTCGGCCGCGTCCGAGGGGCCGGCCGTCGACCCGGACCTGCGCATCACGCTGAACTTCCACCCGGACCGCCTCGCACGCGGTCTGCCCCTCCTGGAGGCGCTGGCCCAGGACGGCGTCTACCACTCGCAGTTCGTCACCGGCACGAGCAACGGAGGACTGACTGCCCGCCCCGGCGGCGACCGGTGGCGCTGGGAGAGCCGTATCTTCGGCGGCGCGTACGACGACGCGGACGCGCACGAGCGGCCCGTGTACGGCGCACTGAACTTCCGCCGTCAGATGGTCGGAGCCGCCCCGCGCTTCGGCTCCTCGCACTTCCGGCTGGCCCCCGAGACCCTGGCGCGTGCCACCTTCTGCTACCCCGACAGCGCCGCCGAGCCGGTCCACTTCGGCGTCGCCGCCGGCATGTCCCTGATCGCCCTCGCGGAGGCGGACGAGCGGGACGCACTCGACGACTACATCGAGGCCCAGGTGCACGGCGGCGTCGACCTGGGCCGCGACGTGGAGGCCCTGGTCCTGGACGCGAGCTACCGCGGGACCCCCGTCGAGGCGGCGGCCCGCCTGCTGCCCGTCCCCGTCGAGTGGCACCCGGGCCACCGGATCACCGTCGCCGGCCTGTACCGCCACGCCCACTACCGCGGGCGGGAGTACGCCGACCTGGGCGCGAGCATCGCCGAGGACGGGCTGGTCGACCCGCGCGTCATCGGCGACGCCGCCCGGACGGGCCGCCATGAGCTCCAGCACCTGAAGATGGTCTGGCACACCCTGGCCCGGTTCGGGGCACCGGACGGCACCGCCTGCCCGGGTGCGGCGGCGGGAGGCCGGACGCCGGTGGTCAGCACCCCGAACGCGTAG
- a CDS encoding aromatic acid exporter family protein: MRDVREWTASPVRFVKRRRDPVVVQTLRSAAAATIAYVIALRLSPEAAPLTAPLTALLVVQVTLYSTLTTGVRRVNSVVTGVLVAIAFSLLVGLTWWSLALLIVASLVVGRLVRVEEFVPEVAISAMLVLGVTTVGDTAWARVVETLIGAVVGLACNLLLAPPVWVDEAGESIEGLARRVRKLMLRMGEEAAGRTPVDVATARLYEARELDHDIVEVDAALRQAEDSLKLNPRVKEGLLHRVVLRTGLDTLEICTVVLRVLARTLTDLAKERDPFADDPFPIDEDQAPEPLFSPETGRTVEQLLSEIGDAVVSFAVLVTTHVSVSAESAEGRLTAELRQASATRDKLAQLLLEEIQRDTRHWQLHGAVLTEVNRILDELDTEHRSRRLLEELDRASREQRERMPHLTRMQERWRRNRPVLSRRSR, translated from the coding sequence ATGCGAGATGTACGTGAGTGGACGGCGTCCCCGGTGCGGTTTGTGAAACGGCGCCGGGACCCCGTGGTCGTGCAGACGCTGCGGTCGGCGGCCGCGGCGACGATCGCGTACGTCATCGCCCTGCGGCTCAGCCCCGAGGCGGCCCCGCTCACCGCGCCCCTGACCGCGCTGCTCGTCGTCCAGGTCACCCTCTACTCCACACTCACCACCGGCGTCCGCCGCGTGAACTCGGTCGTCACCGGAGTCCTCGTCGCCATCGCCTTCAGCCTGCTGGTGGGGCTGACCTGGTGGAGCCTCGCCCTTCTGATCGTGGCGTCACTGGTCGTCGGACGGCTGGTGCGGGTCGAGGAGTTCGTTCCCGAGGTGGCGATCAGCGCGATGCTGGTGCTCGGGGTGACGACGGTCGGGGACACCGCCTGGGCACGCGTGGTCGAGACACTGATCGGCGCGGTCGTCGGCCTGGCCTGCAATCTGCTGCTCGCTCCCCCGGTGTGGGTGGACGAGGCGGGCGAGTCGATCGAGGGGCTGGCCCGCCGGGTGCGCAAGCTGATGCTGCGGATGGGCGAGGAGGCCGCCGGCCGTACGCCGGTGGACGTGGCGACGGCCCGCCTGTACGAGGCCCGGGAACTCGACCACGACATCGTCGAGGTGGACGCGGCCCTGCGGCAGGCCGAGGACAGCCTCAAGCTGAACCCCAGGGTGAAGGAGGGCCTGCTGCACCGGGTGGTGCTGCGCACCGGACTGGACACCCTGGAGATCTGCACGGTCGTGCTGCGGGTCCTCGCCCGCACCCTCACCGACCTCGCGAAGGAACGCGACCCCTTCGCCGACGATCCGTTCCCGATCGACGAGGATCAGGCTCCCGAGCCACTGTTCAGTCCTGAGACCGGCCGGACCGTGGAGCAGTTGCTGTCCGAGATCGGCGACGCGGTCGTCAGCTTCGCGGTGCTGGTCACCACCCACGTCAGCGTGAGCGCCGAGTCCGCGGAGGGCCGGCTCACCGCTGAGCTGCGGCAGGCCTCGGCGACCCGGGACAAGCTGGCCCAGCTGCTGCTCGAGGAGATCCAGCGCGACACCCGCCACTGGCAGCTGCACGGCGCCGTCCTGACCGAGGTCAACCGCATCCTCGACGAACTGGACACCGAGCACCGCTCCCGCCGTCTGCTGGAGGAGCTGGACCGGGCCTCCCGCGAGCAGCGCGAGCGGATGCCGCATCTGACCCGGATGCAGGAACGCTGGCGCAGGAACCGCCCGGTACTCTCCCGTCGTTCCAGGTGA